The proteins below are encoded in one region of Halocatena salina:
- a CDS encoding DUF5694 domain-containing protein: MFRPKATARKTPTWPTPTAEQIEVVLLGTHHMDEPGLDEVNVSADDVLADDRQCELETLASNLERAEPDHVAVERPASRSNAVNDIYARYRDGDIAYDEEHAFEPRHPERDDELMACRSEVVQIGFRLADRLGHERVYPIDVPATLGDSSDFEALETADFEPTVKTDVPRLDTDDLQASLDERLAESTILAYLRHLNEETALHGNDNMFDEFLRYGEGDNYAGPDALATWYQRNLRMAHNVWRAVAEDTGRVLFVVGSGHVHILRQLLTEFPPLCPVSPLPYLPREQ, from the coding sequence ATGTTTCGACCGAAAGCGACCGCACGCAAGACCCCGACGTGGCCGACGCCGACCGCCGAGCAGATCGAAGTCGTTCTTCTCGGAACGCATCACATGGATGAGCCGGGCCTAGACGAAGTGAACGTCAGCGCCGATGACGTTCTCGCTGACGATCGCCAGTGCGAGCTCGAAACCCTTGCTTCGAATCTCGAACGCGCAGAGCCGGACCACGTTGCTGTCGAGCGGCCCGCGTCACGGTCGAATGCCGTGAACGACATCTACGCGCGCTATCGGGATGGGGACATCGCGTACGATGAGGAACACGCGTTCGAACCCCGACATCCAGAGCGCGACGATGAGCTGATGGCGTGTCGAAGCGAGGTCGTCCAGATCGGATTCCGGCTCGCCGATCGCCTCGGACACGAGCGCGTCTATCCTATCGACGTTCCGGCAACGCTCGGAGACAGTTCCGACTTCGAAGCGCTCGAAACAGCGGACTTTGAACCCACAGTCAAAACGGACGTGCCGCGATTAGACACCGACGATCTACAAGCATCGCTCGACGAACGCCTCGCCGAATCCACGATTCTCGCATATCTCAGACACCTGAACGAGGAGACTGCGCTCCACGGTAATGATAACATGTTCGATGAGTTCCTCCGATACGGCGAGGGCGACAACTACGCCGGTCCCGACGCCCTCGCTACGTGGTATCAGCGAAACCTTCGGATGGCCCACAACGTGTGGCGAGCTGTAGCTGAGGATACCGGGCGCGTTCTGTTCGTCGTCGGCTCCGGCCACGTCCACATCCTCCGGCAGCTGCTCACCGAATTTCCGCCGTTGTGTCCCGTCAGTCCGTTACCGTATTTACCGCGTGAACAATGA
- a CDS encoding MFS transporter: protein METFDINRAVVSLALARMVDSFGNSFLIIVLPLYIARGISGGFFGLEESLITGIVLSMFGFLNSFGQPFTGRLSDRLGRRKVFVLAGLSVLCIASFAYSFATSYTALLVIRAAQGVGAALTIPATVALIDEYATDTSRGSNMGVYNTFRLVGFGLGPVVAGSVVHLGPYHVSVLDGRYSISGFNAAFYIAAGAILTSFFVVAAFVEDSPQTEPTAEELSVSVFSDGRTTLDPVFTLALASLFMAVSIALLSTIEPHVNRRLHQTAAMFGVQFGAFVVAQVIFQTPIGHASDRYGRRPFIVIGMLLLVPATLVQGFITTSWGMVIARFAQGIAGAMVFAPALALAGDFALEGHSGTQLSLLTMTFGLGTALGPLTSGFLIRFGYPVPFVFGAALALVGTLLVVTQVYDPGKTSKETAVGEPSTPDD from the coding sequence ATGGAAACGTTCGATATCAACCGCGCGGTGGTGTCGCTGGCACTCGCTCGGATGGTCGATTCGTTCGGCAATTCGTTTCTGATCATCGTTCTTCCACTGTACATCGCACGCGGCATCAGCGGCGGCTTCTTCGGGCTGGAGGAATCTCTCATCACCGGCATCGTCCTCTCGATGTTTGGGTTCCTCAACAGTTTCGGACAGCCGTTTACCGGTCGGTTATCCGACCGGCTCGGTCGGCGAAAGGTGTTCGTTCTGGCGGGGCTCTCCGTGCTGTGTATTGCGAGTTTCGCGTACTCGTTCGCTACGAGCTACACTGCGTTGCTCGTCATTCGAGCGGCCCAAGGCGTCGGAGCGGCGCTGACGATTCCGGCCACGGTCGCGCTCATCGATGAGTACGCCACGGACACGAGCCGCGGCAGTAACATGGGCGTTTACAACACGTTTCGGCTCGTCGGATTCGGTCTCGGTCCGGTCGTGGCCGGTTCGGTTGTGCATCTGGGACCGTACCACGTCTCGGTGTTGGATGGAAGGTATTCGATCAGCGGATTCAACGCGGCGTTTTACATCGCTGCTGGAGCGATCCTCACAAGCTTCTTCGTCGTCGCCGCGTTCGTTGAGGACAGCCCACAGACCGAACCGACCGCGGAGGAACTTTCGGTGTCGGTGTTCTCAGACGGACGGACGACGCTGGATCCCGTGTTCACGCTTGCACTCGCGTCGTTGTTCATGGCAGTCAGTATCGCGTTGCTCTCGACGATCGAACCCCACGTCAACCGCCGGCTTCACCAGACAGCAGCGATGTTCGGCGTTCAGTTCGGGGCGTTCGTCGTGGCCCAAGTGATCTTTCAGACGCCGATCGGCCACGCCAGCGATCGGTACGGACGGCGACCGTTCATCGTGATCGGAATGTTGCTGTTGGTGCCGGCAACGCTCGTCCAGGGGTTCATCACCACTTCCTGGGGAATGGTGATCGCACGGTTTGCCCAAGGCATCGCAGGGGCGATGGTGTTCGCGCCCGCGCTGGCGCTTGCTGGCGATTTCGCGTTGGAAGGTCACTCCGGCACCCAGCTTTCTCTGTTGACGATGACGTTCGGTCTCGGAACCGCCCTCGGACCGCTCACGTCGGGCTTTCTCATCCGGTTTGGCTATCCTGTTCCGTTCGTCTTCGGAGCGGCGCTCGCGCTGGTCGGAACCCTTCTCGTCGTTACGCAGGTGTACGACCCCGGCAAGACCAGCAAGGAGACGGCGGTCGGTGAGCCGTCGACGCCCGACGACTGA
- the hisC gene encoding histidinol-phosphate transaminase: MQPRDLSTHSVYRAGRGIEEVARELDVDPDELVKLSSNENPLGPSPAAVEAIQQHASHSHTYPKSSHTDLIDAIAREWDVSPSQVWLANGGDGALDYLARAFLEPDDRVLVPQPGFAYYPMSARYHHGTVGTYQLDKADDFEQTATTVLESYDGERIVYVTSPHNPTGRELPRAELLALADQTDDSTLILIDEAYAEFSETDSAVDLVDQRDDIAVLRTFSKAYGLAGVRLGYLLAPPTWADAYERVTTPFAASELACRAGLAALEDDAHLDNTIELVRWAREYMHDRLQPPTWPSGGNFVLTAVDDAQAVAHASKEHGVIVRDCTSFGLSDCIRISCGTREATKRAVDVINDIV; the protein is encoded by the coding sequence ATGCAACCCCGGGACCTCTCCACCCACAGCGTCTATCGGGCAGGACGCGGTATCGAGGAAGTCGCCCGCGAACTCGATGTAGACCCCGACGAACTGGTCAAACTGTCTTCAAACGAGAACCCACTCGGGCCGAGTCCGGCCGCGGTCGAAGCGATCCAGCAACACGCCAGCCACAGCCACACGTATCCGAAATCTTCACACACGGATCTGATCGACGCGATCGCGCGCGAGTGGGACGTGTCACCCTCACAGGTGTGGTTGGCCAACGGCGGCGATGGGGCGCTCGACTATCTCGCCCGCGCGTTCTTGGAGCCTGACGATCGAGTGCTCGTTCCTCAACCGGGGTTCGCCTACTACCCGATGAGTGCCCGGTACCATCACGGTACGGTCGGAACGTACCAGCTCGACAAAGCCGACGACTTCGAACAGACCGCGACGACCGTTCTCGAAAGCTACGACGGCGAGCGCATCGTTTACGTCACCAGCCCACACAATCCGACCGGTCGAGAACTGCCCCGGGCGGAACTCCTCGCGCTCGCGGACCAAACCGACGATTCGACGCTCATTCTTATCGATGAGGCGTACGCCGAGTTCTCCGAAACCGATAGCGCGGTGGATCTGGTCGATCAGCGCGACGACATCGCCGTTCTCCGCACGTTCTCAAAGGCCTATGGATTGGCCGGCGTCCGGCTTGGATACCTCCTCGCGCCACCGACGTGGGCCGACGCCTACGAACGCGTCACGACGCCGTTTGCAGCGAGCGAACTCGCGTGTCGGGCGGGACTGGCAGCGCTCGAAGACGACGCCCATCTCGATAACACGATCGAACTGGTTCGGTGGGCACGCGAGTACATGCATGACCGACTCCAGCCCCCGACATGGCCGAGCGGTGGAAACTTCGTACTCACAGCCGTCGACGACGCCCAAGCGGTGGCTCACGCTAGCAAAGAGCACGGCGTCATCGTTCGGGACTGTACGAGCTTCGGTCTGTCCGATTGTATTCGGATCAGCTGTGGAACGCGCGAGGCAACGAAACGCGCCGTCGACGTTATCAACGATATCGTATGA
- a CDS encoding AsnC family transcriptional regulator yields the protein MRTLDETDVQILSLLAEDARQPYSDIAQEVELSPPAVSDRIERLQESGVIRRFTVDLNRSKLHAGVSVFVTVTLPLKAIDGVRSTLKAADSVEHVFTTAGSELLFTARVEPTSIRESVLELLDGVEIEAYDVQLLSDTEWTPTVGGTAFALTCAECGNTVTEEGVVTRLDGSVYHFCCPSCEQQFTETYEKHKARASE from the coding sequence ATGCGGACGCTCGACGAGACGGACGTTCAGATCCTCTCGCTGCTGGCGGAGGACGCCCGCCAACCGTACAGCGACATCGCCCAAGAGGTAGAGCTATCACCACCGGCGGTGTCCGACCGCATCGAACGGTTGCAGGAATCGGGCGTCATTCGGCGGTTTACGGTCGATCTCAACCGGTCGAAGCTGCACGCCGGGGTCTCCGTGTTCGTGACAGTAACGCTCCCGCTCAAAGCGATCGACGGCGTTCGGTCGACACTCAAAGCCGCTGACTCCGTGGAACACGTGTTCACAACCGCCGGAAGCGAACTCCTGTTCACGGCACGGGTCGAACCAACGTCGATCAGGGAGTCGGTGCTCGAACTCCTCGACGGTGTGGAGATCGAGGCGTACGACGTGCAGCTACTCTCGGACACCGAGTGGACGCCGACCGTCGGCGGGACGGCGTTCGCGCTGACGTGCGCGGAGTGTGGCAACACCGTCACCGAGGAGGGCGTCGTGACGCGGCTCGACGGCTCCGTCTATCACTTCTGCTGTCCGTCGTGTGAACAGCAGTTCACCGAAACGTACGAGAAACACAAAGCTAGAGCGTCCGAGTAG